In Manis pentadactyla isolate mManPen7 chromosome 11, mManPen7.hap1, whole genome shotgun sequence, one DNA window encodes the following:
- the SPATA7 gene encoding spermatogenesis-associated protein 7 isoform X6, producing the protein MDGSRRDADQQRREKLKKELAQCEKELKLNKTAVPSNSKNNPKSLLHTLQKPSGEPQHEDGMLIEEANGFLSFTRSPVTSSERLHLSLPNSKKVLPNGTEKNSSSSLSNVNHTASRPRKLCSRASFSRRPRSPLPNSHRFQLVISKAPSGDLLDKHSELFSNRHLPFTPRTLKTEAKSFLSQYRYYTPAKKKKDISDQRIEAETQTELSSFKSDFEAVETKNFTDSDVNIKQASNCVTYGTEGKIIPLPVQGPGLPWDEIKDGAVQCSSSREELLYLNFIEDITDEILKLGLFSNRFLERLFERHIKQNKHLLEEEKMHHLLHILKVNLGCTATENLGKLDGVDMLNLHDFEKIENSEEYKNEKDTTVQQERQEYQKALDMLLSIPKDEEEIFSSPDEFSLPIYKSKYREGVVDQQVNDETDLGPSVWDEKNPGISDSPTGQETSVTVIEGDSDTEKAESLDELCCDGPALSQSVQLCGVKGDNSHDMQEPTLKVMEMSIEDCPVDV; encoded by the exons CCTTCAGGAGAACCACAACATGAAGATGGTATGTTAATTGAAGAAGCAAATGGATTTCTGTCCTTTACAAGGTCACCAGTAACTTCTTCAGAGAGACTACACCTAAGTCTGCCTAATTCCAAGAAAGTCCTCCCAAATGGCACTGAGAAAAACTCCAGTTCCTCCCTGTCCAACGTGAATCACACGGCCTCCAGGCCCAGAAAACTGTGCTCTAGAGCCTCCTTTAGCAGGCGACCCAGGAGCCCATTGCCAAATTCCCACCGGTTTCAGTTAGTTATTTCCAAAGCGCCCAGTGGGGACCTTTTGGATAAACATTCTGAACTCTTTTCTAACAGACATTTGCCATTCACTCCACGCACTTTAAAAACAGAAGCAAAGTCTTTCCTGTCACAATATCGATACTATACACCtgccaagaaaaaaaaggatatttCAGATCAGCGGATAGAAGCCGAAACCCAGACAGAGTTAAGCAG CTTTAAATCTGATTTTGAGGCAGTTGAGACTAAGAACTTCACAGATTCAGACGTGAACATAAAGCAG GCATCTAATTGTGTGACATACGGCACTGAAGGAAAAATCATCCCTTTACCTGTACAAGGGCCTGGTTTACCATGGGATGAGATTAAAGACGGTGCTGTTCAGTGCTCCTCATCAAG AGAAGAACTGCTGTATCTGAATTTCATTGAAGATATAACAGATGAAATTTTGAAACTTGGTTTATTTTCAAACAG GTTTTTAGAACGACTGTTTGAGCgacacataaaacaaaataaacatcttTTGGAGGAG gAAAAAATGCACCACCTGCTGCATATCCTGAAGGTGAATTTAGGCTGCACAGCCACAGAAAACTTGGGGAAGCTGGATGGTGTTGATATGTTGAATTTACATGATTTTGAAAAGATTGAGAATTCggaagaatataaaaatgaaaaagatacaaCAGTTCAACAGGAACGGCAAGAATACCAAAAAGCTTTGGATATGTTATTGTCTATACCAAAGGATGAAGAAGAGATATTCTCTTCGCCAGATGAATTTTCCCTGCCCATCTATAAGTCAAAGTATCGAGAAGGGGTTGTAGATCAGCAGGTGAATGATGAAACAGATCTTGGACCTTCAGTTTGGGATGAAAAAAATCCAGGTATTTCAGACAGCCCAACAGGCCAGGAAACCTCTGTGACTGTCATTGAAGGTGACAGTGACACAGAAAAGGCCGAGAGTTTAGATGAATTGTGCTGTGATGGCCCAGCACTCTCCCAGTCTGTTCAGCTCTGTGGTGTCAAAGGTGACAATAGTCATGACATGCAAGAACCAACTCTTAAAGTCATGGAAATGAGCATTGAGGACTGCCCTGTGGATGTCTGA
- the SPATA7 gene encoding spermatogenesis-associated protein 7 isoform X5, whose product MSTSIKYADQQRREKLKKELAQCEKELKLNKTAVPSNSKNNPKSLLHTLQKPSGEPQHEDGMLIEEANGFLSFTRSPVTSSERLHLSLPNSKKVLPNGTEKNSSSSLSNVNHTASRPRKLCSRASFSRRPRSPLPNSHRFQLVISKAPSGDLLDKHSELFSNRHLPFTPRTLKTEAKSFLSQYRYYTPAKKKKDISDQRIEAETQTELSSFKSDFEAVETKNFTDSDVNIKQASNCVTYGTEGKIIPLPVQGPGLPWDEIKDGAVQCSSSREELLYLNFIEDITDEILKLGLFSNRFLERLFERHIKQNKHLLEEEKMHHLLHILKVNLGCTATENLGKLDGVDMLNLHDFEKIENSEEYKNEKDTTVQQERQEYQKALDMLLSIPKDEEEIFSSPDEFSLPIYKSKYREGVVDQQVNDETDLGPSVWDEKNPGISDSPTGQETSVTVIEGDSDTEKAESLDELCCDGPALSQSVQLCGVKGDNSHDMQEPTLKVMEMSIEDCPVDV is encoded by the exons CCTTCAGGAGAACCACAACATGAAGATGGTATGTTAATTGAAGAAGCAAATGGATTTCTGTCCTTTACAAGGTCACCAGTAACTTCTTCAGAGAGACTACACCTAAGTCTGCCTAATTCCAAGAAAGTCCTCCCAAATGGCACTGAGAAAAACTCCAGTTCCTCCCTGTCCAACGTGAATCACACGGCCTCCAGGCCCAGAAAACTGTGCTCTAGAGCCTCCTTTAGCAGGCGACCCAGGAGCCCATTGCCAAATTCCCACCGGTTTCAGTTAGTTATTTCCAAAGCGCCCAGTGGGGACCTTTTGGATAAACATTCTGAACTCTTTTCTAACAGACATTTGCCATTCACTCCACGCACTTTAAAAACAGAAGCAAAGTCTTTCCTGTCACAATATCGATACTATACACCtgccaagaaaaaaaaggatatttCAGATCAGCGGATAGAAGCCGAAACCCAGACAGAGTTAAGCAG CTTTAAATCTGATTTTGAGGCAGTTGAGACTAAGAACTTCACAGATTCAGACGTGAACATAAAGCAG GCATCTAATTGTGTGACATACGGCACTGAAGGAAAAATCATCCCTTTACCTGTACAAGGGCCTGGTTTACCATGGGATGAGATTAAAGACGGTGCTGTTCAGTGCTCCTCATCAAG AGAAGAACTGCTGTATCTGAATTTCATTGAAGATATAACAGATGAAATTTTGAAACTTGGTTTATTTTCAAACAG GTTTTTAGAACGACTGTTTGAGCgacacataaaacaaaataaacatcttTTGGAGGAG gAAAAAATGCACCACCTGCTGCATATCCTGAAGGTGAATTTAGGCTGCACAGCCACAGAAAACTTGGGGAAGCTGGATGGTGTTGATATGTTGAATTTACATGATTTTGAAAAGATTGAGAATTCggaagaatataaaaatgaaaaagatacaaCAGTTCAACAGGAACGGCAAGAATACCAAAAAGCTTTGGATATGTTATTGTCTATACCAAAGGATGAAGAAGAGATATTCTCTTCGCCAGATGAATTTTCCCTGCCCATCTATAAGTCAAAGTATCGAGAAGGGGTTGTAGATCAGCAGGTGAATGATGAAACAGATCTTGGACCTTCAGTTTGGGATGAAAAAAATCCAGGTATTTCAGACAGCCCAACAGGCCAGGAAACCTCTGTGACTGTCATTGAAGGTGACAGTGACACAGAAAAGGCCGAGAGTTTAGATGAATTGTGCTGTGATGGCCCAGCACTCTCCCAGTCTGTTCAGCTCTGTGGTGTCAAAGGTGACAATAGTCATGACATGCAAGAACCAACTCTTAAAGTCATGGAAATGAGCATTGAGGACTGCCCTGTGGATGTCTGA